The following coding sequences lie in one Peribacillus frigoritolerans genomic window:
- a CDS encoding ABC transporter permease — MNNLIQNEMMKLLAKKRLIIIGIIVGILVLMFTYAQYKQVEEQREKLGTDDWRAALQQQIIDTQNRLGSNRMLDEWREQLQVSLKQQQYYLDHDINPSEPGAATFTRMFLENAIDLFIPLLIMIVASDMVSSESSQGTIKLLLTRPVERWKILLSKYVTLLLSVSIIVAMTALLSYLLSGVIFGYQGWGAPVITGFELNGSDVDVSQVRLVEQWKFLLMDLGLVWLVAVVVGTLSFMLSVLVRSTPAGMGIMLAALISGAILNNMVSSWESAKYFFMVNLKLTAYISGTAPPIEGMTLLSSVITLLVWWALALIVSFTVFTRRDVY; from the coding sequence TTGAATAACTTGATTCAAAATGAAATGATGAAGTTGTTGGCAAAGAAACGGTTAATCATAATCGGTATCATCGTGGGAATTTTAGTGCTGATGTTTACATATGCCCAATACAAACAAGTGGAAGAGCAGCGGGAGAAGTTGGGAACTGATGATTGGCGTGCAGCTCTTCAGCAGCAAATCATTGATACTCAAAATCGATTGGGCTCGAATAGGATGCTCGATGAGTGGCGTGAACAGCTGCAAGTAAGTCTGAAGCAGCAGCAATATTATCTAGATCATGATATCAATCCCTCAGAACCAGGCGCAGCCACCTTTACACGCATGTTTTTGGAAAATGCAATCGATTTGTTCATTCCGCTGTTGATCATGATTGTGGCTAGTGATATGGTTTCCTCCGAAAGCAGTCAAGGGACGATCAAGCTTTTGTTGACCAGGCCAGTGGAGCGCTGGAAAATCTTATTGAGCAAATATGTAACATTATTATTATCGGTTTCGATTATCGTGGCGATGACAGCCTTATTATCTTACCTATTATCAGGTGTCATTTTCGGATATCAAGGATGGGGGGCCCCTGTAATAACCGGATTCGAATTGAATGGGTCAGACGTGGATGTCAGTCAAGTAAGGTTAGTGGAACAATGGAAATTCCTATTGATGGATTTGGGACTTGTCTGGCTGGTGGCGGTTGTTGTAGGTACCCTTTCTTTCATGCTTTCGGTTTTAGTGAGAAGCACCCCTGCAGGCATGGGCATCATGCTGGCTGCATTGATTTCCGGGGCTATATTGAACAATATGGTTTCATCATGGGAATCAGCGAAATATTTCTTTATGGTGAATTTGAAATTGACCGCTTACATTAGCGGGACGGCTCCACCGATTGAAGGGATGACTTTATTATCCTCCGTCATTACTCTGCTCGTTTGGTGGGCGCTAGCTTTAATCGTATCTTTTACAGTATTTACCCGGCGGGATGTATACTGA
- a CDS encoding CBS domain-containing protein, producing MTKLRDIMTTDVDCCTAEDNIYEAAVKMKNDDVGVIPVLENNHLIGVITDRDIVIRCVAEKKPNSTRITDVISTNLVTGTPDMSVEEAEELMATEQIRRLPIIENDKLVGVVALGDLAVHQQTNSMAGNALSSISEDRDQIQH from the coding sequence GTGACTAAATTAAGAGATATCATGACAACAGACGTGGACTGTTGCACTGCGGAAGATAATATATATGAAGCAGCAGTCAAAATGAAGAATGATGATGTCGGTGTCATTCCTGTATTGGAGAATAACCATTTAATTGGTGTTATTACAGACAGGGATATCGTCATTCGCTGTGTTGCCGAGAAAAAGCCGAATTCGACTAGAATTACCGATGTCATTTCCACCAATCTTGTAACAGGCACGCCTGATATGTCAGTGGAGGAAGCTGAGGAGTTAATGGCTACCGAACAAATCAGAAGGCTCCCTATCATTGAGAATGACAAGCTGGTCGGAGTCGTGGCATTAGGTGATCTTGCTGTACACCAACAGACAAATTCAATGGCGGGAAATGCATTAAGTTCAATTTCCGAAGACAGAGACCAAATTCAACACTAA
- a CDS encoding lmo0937 family membrane protein: MIWTIIGVIILLWVLGLVFKVAAGFIHILLIIAVILILVKVFKGRNRM, translated from the coding sequence ATGATTTGGACGATTATTGGTGTAATAATATTATTATGGGTTCTTGGTTTAGTCTTTAAAGTGGCTGCAGGCTTTATACATATCTTGCTTATCATCGCGGTCATTCTCATTTTGGTTAAAGTTTTTAAGGGAAGGAATCGAATGTAG
- a CDS encoding nitric oxide synthase oxygenase: MSDLLQEAVSFIRTSYLELSKTEEDIDGRIEQIKKEIDETGRYEHTYEELVYGAKLAWRNSNRCIGRFFWESLRVIDKRMIQSEEEIVSALYEHIEYATNNGSIRPVITIFKQKDHDQKVDIWNHQLIRYAGYETEHGVIGDSSSIAFTKQCMALGWEGKFGRFDILPLVVQLDGKTPSLHEIPESLVKEVQITHPELTWFKDLQIKWYAVPIISGMRLEIGGITYSAAPFNGWYMGTEIGARNLADEERYNMLPAIGERMGLDIKRDSSLWKDRALIELNEAVLHSYKKHGVSIVDHHTAAKQFKKFEEKETTCNRKVTGDWTWLIPPVSPATTHVFHQPYNNEIMKPNFFYQIPPYK; the protein is encoded by the coding sequence ATGAGTGATTTACTGCAAGAGGCCGTATCCTTTATCAGGACAAGTTATCTGGAATTATCGAAAACGGAAGAGGACATAGATGGCAGGATTGAACAAATCAAAAAGGAAATAGATGAAACAGGCAGATATGAACATACATATGAAGAATTGGTTTATGGTGCTAAATTAGCTTGGCGTAATAGCAATCGTTGCATAGGGCGCTTTTTTTGGGAGTCGCTGAGGGTGATTGATAAAAGGATGATTCAAAGCGAAGAAGAAATTGTATCGGCTCTCTATGAGCATATCGAATATGCAACGAATAATGGGAGCATCAGGCCTGTGATTACAATTTTCAAACAAAAAGATCATGATCAAAAAGTGGATATTTGGAATCATCAGCTTATTCGATATGCAGGATATGAGACGGAGCATGGCGTAATCGGCGATTCAAGTTCAATAGCATTCACCAAGCAATGTATGGCATTGGGATGGGAAGGGAAATTCGGGCGTTTCGATATTTTACCCCTAGTAGTCCAATTGGACGGAAAAACCCCTAGTTTACATGAAATACCTGAGAGCCTCGTTAAAGAAGTTCAAATCACCCACCCTGAACTGACATGGTTCAAAGATCTTCAAATCAAATGGTATGCAGTTCCGATCATATCTGGCATGAGGCTGGAAATTGGCGGAATCACGTATTCAGCTGCACCATTTAATGGGTGGTACATGGGAACGGAAATCGGTGCCAGGAACCTTGCTGATGAAGAACGCTACAATATGCTGCCGGCAATTGGGGAGAGGATGGGCTTGGATATTAAACGTGATTCAAGTTTATGGAAAGATCGAGCTCTTATCGAACTGAATGAAGCAGTCCTTCATTCGTATAAAAAACACGGAGTCAGCATTGTTGATCACCATACAGCAGCTAAACAATTCAAGAAATTCGAAGAAAAAGAAACCACTTGTAACCGGAAAGTTACTGGGGACTGGACCTGGTTAATTCCGCCGGTATCTCCAGCCACAACCCACGTTTTTCATCAGCCATATAATAATGAAATAATGAAACCTAATTTCTTTTATCAAATTCCTCCATATAAATAA
- a CDS encoding ABC transporter ATP-binding protein produces MKQVTLSVRDLRKRIGKREIIKGIDFELNEGEVFGFLGPNGAGKTTTIRMLVGLIKPTSGSIHICGYDVRQEFTKAMKQMGCIVENPELYPFLSGWDNLLHFARMLPEVDETRMNEVVELVGLQARIHDKVKTYSLGMRQRLGIAQAMLNSPKLLILDEPTNGLDPAGIREMRQFIRKLAEEEGMSVLVSSHLLGEIQQLCDRVAIIKGGEIIKTDTVESLLSTQERIFWRVEPIQKGAEILSGFTEITIDQKYIITAYDELKTPEWNAALNQAGVRVHEMNRKLAGLEELFLQVTSVGGAGIE; encoded by the coding sequence ATGAAACAGGTGACATTGTCTGTCAGGGACTTGAGAAAAAGGATTGGCAAAAGGGAAATTATTAAAGGAATTGATTTTGAACTGAATGAAGGGGAGGTTTTCGGCTTTTTAGGACCGAATGGAGCAGGAAAGACGACGACGATCCGCATGTTGGTCGGTTTGATTAAGCCAACTTCGGGTTCAATCCATATATGCGGGTATGATGTTCGTCAGGAATTTACGAAGGCTATGAAGCAAATGGGCTGCATCGTTGAAAATCCAGAGTTGTATCCTTTTTTGAGCGGATGGGATAATTTGCTCCACTTTGCAAGAATGTTACCTGAAGTTGATGAAACAAGAATGAACGAGGTTGTTGAACTCGTCGGTCTGCAAGCTAGGATTCACGATAAAGTGAAGACCTATTCGTTAGGTATGAGGCAGCGCTTAGGAATCGCGCAGGCAATGCTGAACAGTCCCAAGCTCTTGATTTTGGATGAACCGACCAATGGTCTAGATCCTGCCGGAATCCGTGAAATGCGGCAATTCATCAGAAAGTTGGCTGAAGAAGAAGGTATGAGCGTTCTGGTTTCTTCACACTTACTAGGTGAAATACAGCAACTTTGTGACCGGGTCGCAATTATTAAAGGGGGGGAAATTATCAAAACGGATACGGTGGAAAGCTTATTATCCACTCAGGAGCGGATATTTTGGCGGGTGGAACCTATACAAAAGGGAGCGGAAATTCTTAGCGGCTTCACCGAAATTACCATAGATCAAAAATATATCATTACAGCCTATGATGAACTAAAAACACCCGAATGGAATGCTGCACTTAACCAAGCAGGGGTGAGGGTCCATGAAATGAATCGTAAGCTCGCGGGATTGGAAGAATTGTTTTTGCAAGTTACCAGTGTCGGAGGTGCAGGCATTGAATAA
- a CDS encoding winged helix-turn-helix transcriptional regulator → MNNTTLCPRFEKGMQILSKRWTGLIVNQLLNGPQRFCNIESAFPISGRILSERLKDLEIEGIVKRDVYPETPVRIEYSLTEKGKALAPVMNEIQNWAQEWLEPIQEQ, encoded by the coding sequence ATGAATAATACGACACTTTGTCCACGATTTGAAAAAGGAATGCAAATCTTGAGTAAACGCTGGACTGGATTGATTGTCAATCAATTACTTAATGGCCCTCAACGGTTTTGTAATATTGAATCTGCATTCCCGATAAGCGGCAGGATTCTTTCCGAACGTTTAAAGGACTTGGAAATTGAAGGTATTGTTAAAAGGGACGTATATCCAGAGACACCGGTCAGGATTGAATATTCTTTAACTGAAAAAGGCAAGGCTCTTGCACCGGTAATGAACGAAATTCAAAATTGGGCACAAGAATGGCTCGAACCAATACAAGAACAATGA
- a CDS encoding NAD(P)/FAD-dependent oxidoreductase: protein MKQADCIIIGGGIAGIQAAIQLGRYKHDIIVIDSAQGRSSIAKAYHNILGWPDGVSGKQLRTLGRQHAEKFGVEFLDDTVTSLEKKQDKFFIQTKNDREYQAKMIFLGTGITDNIPPIKNIYPTLGTSTYICPDCDGYEIMDKQTVVLGGGNTGAGMALTLLYWSKDIIYVNHLKSKIDDDYKEKLKGNQIPVIEEEVCEVHVDDKQQLTGIQLVSGKIIEAEKAFTAFKGNKLNNDLALQLGVQVNENNHVVIHPRTKETNIKGVWAGGDLVAHSEQVTISMGDGTQAAIWIHKRLLGQPLPYD, encoded by the coding sequence ATGAAACAAGCAGATTGCATTATTATTGGTGGAGGTATAGCCGGTATTCAGGCAGCTATACAGCTCGGAAGGTATAAACATGATATTATCGTCATTGATTCTGCTCAAGGCCGCTCTTCCATTGCCAAGGCTTATCATAACATTCTTGGATGGCCGGATGGGGTAAGCGGTAAACAATTAAGGACGCTTGGCAGACAGCACGCTGAAAAATTCGGTGTCGAATTCTTGGATGATACTGTGACATCTCTTGAAAAAAAACAGGACAAGTTTTTTATCCAAACAAAGAATGACAGGGAATATCAAGCAAAAATGATTTTTCTCGGTACCGGCATTACCGATAACATTCCTCCAATCAAAAACATCTATCCAACTCTTGGGACATCCACATATATATGCCCTGACTGTGATGGGTATGAGATCATGGATAAGCAAACCGTTGTTCTTGGAGGCGGAAATACGGGTGCGGGCATGGCCCTTACACTTTTATATTGGTCAAAAGATATCATTTACGTAAATCATTTGAAATCAAAAATTGATGATGATTATAAGGAAAAATTGAAGGGAAATCAGATACCCGTAATCGAAGAAGAAGTTTGTGAGGTTCATGTCGACGACAAACAGCAGCTAACGGGCATACAATTAGTCTCCGGTAAAATAATCGAGGCTGAAAAAGCATTCACGGCGTTTAAAGGGAACAAACTAAATAATGACCTAGCCCTACAATTAGGTGTGCAAGTCAATGAAAACAATCATGTCGTGATTCATCCCCGGACTAAAGAAACGAATATTAAAGGAGTCTGGGCAGGCGGTGACCTCGTTGCCCATTCCGAACAAGTCACCATTTCGATGGGGGATGGCACCCAAGCAGCGATATGGATTCATAAGAGGTTGTTAGGCCAGCCACTTCCTTACGATTGA
- a CDS encoding S9 family peptidase yields the protein MNKIGITARDLFHLKSVTDPKLSPDGSMAVYVQTRIDEKTEKYISNLFMFSLITNETKQWTFGNNRDTSPAWSPDGKHIAFISGRSGKKQVHIIGSIGGEARQLTHFVNGASKPIWSPCSTKLLLSTGLKEDENLNTVKENDLTKEVNRYDRIKYKWDGRGYFDQLYQQLVIVDIFQGESTLITENNVDHQPNAWSPDGQHIAFISGDAERSDDELFSDIFIMDLETKSLEKITDSTGFFRDPKWSPNGEYLSFIGHNKEFAGATFSNIWLYSIFDQTTQCLTDGWDVQIGDSAIGDFQIGAVDPGILWTNDSQGFYFLISDYGNTGVYYGSIEGAMYPSILDPQHIYGLTIDPESHRAVVAISTPVHPGDLFAYNLTNGDKEQISFVNEDFLKDKHLSTAEPITFQSVDGLTIHGWIMRPTDFDGNQKYPLILEIHGGPHMMYANTYVHEFQTLANEGYTVLFTNPRGSVGYGQDFVNACRGDYGGMDYKDLMAGVDHVLATYDFIDHEDLGVSGGSYGGFMTNWIIGHTNRFKAAVTQRCISNWLSFYGVSDIGYYFTEWEVGGDIVNSAEKLWQHSPLKYVSDVNTPLLLLHGDKDFRCPIEQSEQFFVALKRQNKEAVLVSFPEETHEVSRSGSPKMRLQHVEEIKEWFNKYL from the coding sequence ATGAACAAAATAGGTATAACAGCAAGAGACTTATTTCACTTGAAATCAGTGACCGATCCAAAGCTATCACCGGATGGCAGTATGGCGGTTTATGTCCAAACCAGAATCGATGAAAAAACGGAAAAATACATTTCCAATCTGTTTATGTTCAGCCTGATTACGAATGAAACAAAGCAATGGACGTTTGGGAATAATCGTGATACATCACCAGCATGGTCCCCCGACGGCAAGCATATTGCCTTTATATCAGGCAGATCAGGGAAAAAACAAGTCCACATCATTGGGAGCATTGGTGGGGAAGCTCGCCAGTTGACCCATTTCGTTAACGGCGCTTCAAAACCTATTTGGTCTCCTTGTTCCACCAAGTTGCTGCTTTCTACCGGGTTAAAGGAGGACGAAAACCTTAATACGGTTAAGGAAAATGATTTGACCAAAGAAGTTAATAGGTATGACCGGATTAAGTATAAATGGGATGGAAGAGGCTATTTTGATCAGTTATATCAGCAGCTGGTTATAGTGGACATTTTTCAGGGAGAATCCACATTGATAACGGAAAACAATGTTGATCATCAACCGAATGCATGGTCACCAGACGGACAGCATATTGCATTCATAAGCGGGGATGCAGAAAGAAGTGATGATGAACTTTTTTCCGATATTTTCATCATGGACCTTGAAACGAAATCTTTAGAGAAGATAACGGATAGTACAGGTTTCTTTAGAGATCCGAAATGGTCTCCAAATGGCGAATATCTATCTTTCATTGGCCATAATAAAGAATTTGCCGGTGCCACCTTTTCAAATATCTGGTTATATTCCATTTTCGATCAAACGACTCAGTGTTTGACCGATGGATGGGACGTCCAAATAGGCGATTCCGCAATTGGAGATTTCCAAATCGGAGCCGTAGACCCAGGTATTTTGTGGACAAACGATAGCCAAGGTTTTTACTTTTTAATAAGTGATTACGGAAATACTGGAGTATATTATGGTTCGATTGAAGGAGCCATGTATCCATCAATCCTTGACCCGCAGCATATATACGGCCTGACTATAGATCCCGAAAGCCACCGTGCTGTCGTGGCCATCAGTACACCTGTTCATCCCGGCGATCTCTTTGCTTATAACCTTACCAATGGCGATAAGGAACAAATCAGTTTTGTTAATGAGGATTTTTTGAAGGATAAACATTTGTCCACGGCTGAACCAATTACATTCCAGTCCGTTGATGGACTTACCATCCACGGCTGGATCATGAGACCGACCGATTTTGATGGTAATCAAAAATATCCGCTCATTTTAGAAATCCACGGCGGTCCGCATATGATGTATGCCAATACCTATGTTCATGAATTCCAGACCTTGGCTAATGAAGGCTATACTGTATTGTTCACTAACCCGCGCGGGAGTGTAGGGTATGGCCAAGACTTCGTAAATGCCTGCCGGGGCGATTATGGAGGCATGGATTATAAAGACTTAATGGCTGGAGTTGATCACGTTTTAGCTACGTATGATTTTATAGACCATGAAGATTTAGGGGTATCCGGAGGAAGTTATGGAGGGTTCATGACAAATTGGATCATCGGACATACCAACCGCTTCAAGGCCGCTGTCACTCAGCGTTGCATTAGTAACTGGCTAAGTTTTTATGGGGTCAGCGACATCGGCTATTATTTTACAGAGTGGGAAGTTGGCGGCGATATCGTTAACTCTGCTGAAAAATTATGGCAGCACTCTCCATTAAAATATGTTTCCGATGTGAATACCCCTTTACTTTTACTTCACGGTGATAAGGACTTCCGCTGTCCCATTGAACAGAGCGAACAATTTTTTGTCGCCTTAAAACGTCAAAATAAAGAAGCGGTACTTGTTTCCTTCCCAGAAGAAACTCATGAAGTATCCCGAAGCGGATCTCCAAAAATGCGCTTGCAACATGTTGAGGAAATCAAAGAATGGTTTAATAAATATCTTTAA
- a CDS encoding YckD family protein produces the protein MKKFLVICLTACSLFLFNLNHPAAEENKAKTERVQFTDAQKSEIGKIQKQILADKKILIQKYVEYGALSKEEADKMVSHFEKHYKMMEEHNFQIPPHRPHTRHMHK, from the coding sequence ATGAAAAAGTTTTTAGTCATCTGTTTAACAGCCTGTTCCCTATTCTTATTCAACCTCAACCACCCAGCTGCAGAGGAAAATAAAGCAAAAACGGAACGTGTACAATTCACTGATGCTCAAAAATCTGAAATCGGCAAGATCCAAAAGCAGATACTCGCTGACAAAAAGATATTGATCCAAAAATATGTCGAGTATGGAGCGCTTTCAAAAGAAGAAGCCGATAAAATGGTTTCACATTTTGAAAAACATTATAAAATGATGGAAGAACATAATTTCCAAATACCGCCGCACCGCCCACATACACGACACATGCATAAGTAG
- a CDS encoding SGNH/GDSL hydrolase family protein yields the protein MSKPKVLAATIVSALTGLFFLFCLGWAITDHYGKGTSDREVIEETPIKNDLPDDFTVVALGDSLTRGTGDETGKGYVGLVVEDLKSEYNRKPIIHNLGINGQVSKELVQQVKQPEVKRQIQAADVILVTIGGNDLFQKGQTLLEYDREAISVSQKNFLGNLHEIFKDINKVNDTATILLLGLYNPFIDLDEDFDTNRIVRDWNNETAEVVALYQNAIFVPTFDLFQLSVNEYLYSDKFHPNKKGYRLIADRVAPLIKWEDVER from the coding sequence TTGAGCAAACCAAAAGTGTTGGCTGCTACCATCGTATCGGCTCTTACCGGCCTGTTTTTTTTATTTTGCCTTGGATGGGCGATTACTGACCATTACGGAAAAGGAACTTCCGATAGAGAAGTAATTGAAGAAACCCCCATTAAAAATGATCTTCCTGATGATTTTACGGTAGTGGCATTAGGCGATTCATTGACACGTGGCACAGGTGATGAAACAGGGAAAGGCTACGTTGGACTTGTTGTTGAAGATTTGAAGAGTGAGTACAATAGAAAACCAATCATTCATAACCTCGGAATTAATGGACAAGTGTCTAAAGAATTGGTGCAGCAAGTGAAACAACCGGAAGTGAAGCGCCAAATCCAGGCAGCTGATGTTATTTTAGTTACAATCGGGGGTAACGATTTATTTCAAAAAGGCCAGACCCTGCTTGAATATGATCGTGAAGCTATATCTGTATCACAAAAGAATTTCTTGGGAAATTTACATGAAATTTTTAAAGATATCAATAAAGTCAATGATACAGCTACCATTTTATTGCTTGGGCTGTATAATCCGTTTATAGATTTGGATGAAGACTTTGATACGAACCGCATCGTACGGGACTGGAATAATGAAACGGCGGAAGTCGTGGCTCTTTATCAAAATGCAATTTTCGTTCCAACTTTTGATTTATTTCAATTGTCGGTAAATGAGTATTTGTATTCGGATAAATTTCACCCTAATAAGAAGGGATATCGTTTAATTGCTGATAGAGTTGCTCCTTTAATAAAATGGGAGGATGTGGAACGATGA
- a CDS encoding MBL fold metallo-hydrolase, with amino-acid sequence MDDNHLNEKFMPMTSVSSGDVQIINEDIYCLSVQIVNVIFIGSPKDDKWVLIDAGMPRSAEVIKKTAEEIYGPQNPPAAIILTHGHFDHVGALIELMEYWDAPVYAHIKEMPYLTGQENYPEPDPTVEGGMVAKISWVFPNEGINLDEKVQPLPDDHSVPGLHDWKWVHTPGHSKGHISLFRESDRSLIAGDAFVNVRQDSLYKVITQEKEIAGPPRYLTTDWEAAKESVRLLESLKPTVAITGHGYPVEGKELEMGLAKLAKEFDSLAKPDHGKYVE; translated from the coding sequence ATGGATGATAATCATTTGAATGAAAAATTCATGCCAATGACTTCAGTTTCCAGTGGAGATGTACAGATTATAAATGAGGATATATATTGTCTGTCCGTCCAAATCGTTAATGTAATTTTTATAGGGTCACCCAAAGATGATAAATGGGTATTGATAGATGCTGGGATGCCGCGTTCAGCAGAGGTAATAAAGAAAACTGCTGAAGAAATATACGGACCGCAAAATCCACCTGCCGCGATTATTTTGACACATGGACATTTCGATCATGTTGGTGCACTGATTGAGTTAATGGAGTATTGGGATGCTCCTGTCTATGCCCACATTAAAGAAATGCCTTATTTAACGGGACAGGAAAATTACCCCGAACCTGATCCTACCGTTGAAGGGGGAATGGTCGCTAAAATTTCATGGGTATTTCCGAATGAGGGAATCAACCTTGATGAAAAAGTTCAGCCATTGCCTGATGATCATAGTGTTCCCGGGCTTCACGATTGGAAATGGGTTCACACCCCTGGCCATTCGAAAGGACATATTTCACTTTTCCGTGAAAGTGACCGAAGTTTGATTGCTGGAGATGCTTTTGTGAATGTCAGGCAAGATTCCCTATACAAGGTTATCACTCAGGAGAAAGAAATAGCAGGCCCACCGCGGTATTTGACAACCGATTGGGAGGCTGCCAAAGAATCGGTAAGGTTATTGGAAAGTCTAAAGCCGACTGTTGCCATAACGGGACATGGTTATCCTGTTGAAGGGAAAGAACTGGAAATGGGTTTAGCGAAGCTTGCAAAGGAATTCGATTCATTAGCTAAACCGGATCACGGGAAATATGTGGAATGA
- a CDS encoding MFS transporter, translated as MDKQKHVNIISLKVFYLFSFFAVGSLTPLLSVYLANEAGLSGIEIGTIMSVGPIVMIVFQPFWGIVCDWSGRPAKILAMTSLLAGVFGLGYLLFEHYLLIVSVAIALAIFQSAIIPVSDSITLQYTTKIKSNYGKIRLFGSLGYGVAVFVMGRLSESFMGPSVIFYAFFFGLLIAASLALRLPEEPPGEKVKLFGGMKELITMKRFLIFLAITFLLFGPNLANNVYYGLFVEARGGTYTGIGIAFLLAVLSEIPFMRIAGTWIHKIGLLPITLLAGTASLVRWVLYFTEPSLATVYVTSVIQGFSLGLFIPAALQYIREVVPARITVTAITLYSAIGNGLGNWFSTFSGGIILDKSGIYAVYLFYGLLTLIGMLLTIWLMRLDIKLKVMGKPISTIEK; from the coding sequence TTGGATAAACAAAAGCATGTCAATATTATTAGCTTGAAGGTATTTTACTTATTTTCTTTTTTTGCAGTAGGAAGTTTAACACCGCTATTAAGCGTTTATTTGGCCAATGAGGCTGGTTTGTCCGGTATTGAAATAGGTACGATCATGTCTGTTGGACCGATAGTGATGATCGTTTTTCAACCTTTTTGGGGAATTGTCTGTGATTGGAGCGGGAGACCAGCAAAAATACTGGCAATGACATCGTTGCTTGCTGGTGTATTCGGTTTAGGCTACTTACTGTTCGAACACTATTTACTTATAGTATCCGTCGCAATCGCTTTGGCTATCTTTCAAAGTGCGATAATACCGGTTTCAGATAGCATCACCCTTCAATATACAACAAAAATCAAATCGAATTATGGGAAAATCCGTTTATTCGGATCACTTGGTTACGGTGTGGCCGTTTTTGTAATGGGAAGGTTATCTGAATCCTTCATGGGTCCTTCAGTGATATTTTATGCCTTTTTCTTCGGTCTTTTGATTGCGGCTAGTCTTGCTCTTCGTTTGCCTGAAGAGCCACCTGGGGAAAAGGTGAAGCTTTTCGGTGGAATGAAAGAATTGATCACCATGAAACGATTTCTTATCTTTCTTGCCATAACGTTCCTGCTATTTGGTCCTAATCTTGCAAATAATGTATACTATGGTTTATTTGTAGAGGCAAGGGGTGGGACATATACAGGAATTGGCATTGCGTTCCTTTTAGCTGTATTATCGGAAATCCCCTTTATGAGAATCGCAGGTACCTGGATCCATAAAATAGGCCTGCTGCCAATTACCTTATTGGCTGGAACGGCCTCATTGGTCCGCTGGGTTTTGTACTTCACCGAACCAAGTTTGGCTACCGTATATGTGACTTCGGTCATTCAAGGGTTTTCACTTGGCTTATTCATTCCTGCAGCTTTACAATATATCAGGGAAGTTGTCCCTGCACGAATAACAGTAACAGCAATAACGCTTTATTCCGCCATTGGCAATGGATTGGGTAACTGGTTCAGTACCTTCAGCGGCGGGATAATCTTGGATAAATCAGGAATATATGCTGTCTATTTATTTTATGGTTTACTCACGCTGATCGGGATGCTGCTTACAATATGGCTCATGAGGTTAGATATAAAATTAAAAGTAATGGGAAAACCCATAAGTACAATAGAAAAATGA